In the Pongo abelii isolate AG06213 chromosome 9, NHGRI_mPonAbe1-v2.0_pri, whole genome shotgun sequence genome, GTGCCGTCCTGCCTCAGAGAAGCAGCGCGCGGCCCCCGCACGCTCCACGCCCGCCCCGCTGCCGCGCGCTCCCGCCAGGCGTCGCTCGTCTAGGAGCCGGCGCGCGGCCGTTGCCCTCAGTGCCGGGTCTCGAACCCTTCCAGCTTTCCCATTGGCTCCCTGGTCCGGGCTCGCGCGACGTCTCGCGCGGCGCACGTTTGTCTCATTCATGCGGCTCGCGCTGCCGCGCCCACCCCCGCTCACTCTCCCATTCACCCATAGCCCCCACCCCGACTCCGATCTGGGGCGTGCGCGCGAACCCTGGCGACCGCGGCGACCTCGCGGCCTGATTGGCTGCAGCAACATAGCGTCGTACGCACGCGAGAAAACGAGAGCGCGCACGTAAGGCCGTGGGGTTGCGGGGACAACTAAGAGACAAGGATTGGCCTAATGCACAGGAGTCAGGAATGAGGAAATGGCCAGGAGAGTCTTCCCTTCTCCTGCGTCCTGTTGTATTCCCACTGAATCCAAGCAAAAACCCCCggaaataagaaaagaattatGTGTGTGTACTAGAAGTACTCAAAAGCAAACAGCTACCTTCTCGAATTCAGCAACCCCTCTCCTACTGAGGTGGTACAGTCCAGACAGGCTTCCAGCGCAGCCAATTACCGATGACTATCGCTgcttcctgcttcagccccttCGCGGTGGATTGGCCAACCATTTGGTGACTAGGCCTCCCTCTTCTtcccacctcctttttttttttttttttttttttgatggcaaaaactttatttaaaacaatcttGCTGGAGAAATCTTCGGCGAGGTCGCTGGTCCGGGCAGAATCCAGGGTGATGGAATGGTCTGGGCTGTGTCTCCCACATGAAGGGGACGCCCGGACTTGAAGAGCCAATGTAGGGCGAGGCTCCTGCCAAGGGCCGGGGAGGGAGATGAAGAAGAGCAGGCGCCAGCCTTGGAGCCGTAGCGCTAACCGTGAGAGGGAAGCCTAAGGAGCGCGCGACCTGAGGCGGTGGCAGCACCCTCCCGCCCCCGGAGTGCGAGCCGGGAAGTGAACTCCCTTAATTCCATTAGTTTCCCACTGCCACACGTGGGATGGGCGCCCGCATCCCTCACCTCACCCAATCCTAGAATACAAAGCTAAAAGCAAAAGGTTCTCTAGAATAGCTGCTGTCCCTGGCGAGCTAACTCTGCATAGGTCATAGTGCTACACTTTGCCCTGATTAGCCCAAGACAGCTGTGAACCCAATAGCAATGCCCCGTGTTCTCTCCCCATTCAGCTCGAGGctatttcttttttggaaagcAACTCTGGCTATTACATAATGGCCCCTCAAAAGGTGTTTCACAAGCCACTTCCCTGAAGCCGAGGCCCCTCACCTGTAAAATCCTGAGGACTGTCCTCGGGTTTGGTCTCAAATGTTGCTGGCTTTACTGTGGTTCTGACACTTTAGCATTAGGCAGCAAGGTAAAGGAGAACTACCTTCTCCTGTTTTCTGGAGTCTAGTTCCTTCTCTGACATGGCATATATTATCAGTTCTAGTTTATTCTTGTTAACAGCGTCAATCCAGCATTTATTGCAACACACTTGAGAGTTCTTTATAAcgactttatatttttaaaactctttagaCCTGGCTTGGCgtggtgtttcatgcctgtaatcccagcactttgggaggccaaggcaggcggatcacgctggtcagctcgagaccagcctggccaacatagtgaaactccctctactaaaaatacaaaaattagtcgggcatggtcgggggagcctgtaatcccagctactcgggaggctgaggcaggagaattgcttcaacccgggaggcagaggttgcagtgagccgagatcacacagcttcactccagcctggacaacagagcaagactccgtctcaaaacaaaacaaaaacctgtttaGACCATATGAAAGGTAAATTATTGAAGATacaatattgatattttattttttactttttgagagggagtctcacactgtcacccaggctggagtgcagtggcgcgatctcagctcatggcaacctccacctcccgggttcaagcaattctcatgcctcagcctcccgagtagctgggatcacaggcatgtgccaccacacctggctaatatttgtatttttagtagagatggggtttcaccatgttggccacactggtctggaactcctgacctcaaatgatcctcccacctcggcctcccaaagtgctgggattacaggcgtgagccacagcacccggcctgataTTGGCATTTTCTACCTGTAAGCCATGTTTCTTTAAGATGAAGTcagctttcatttttctgttgcaGTATTTTTCTTGGATTTTTAGACTTCCTGATTTCCTCCACTTCACAAACtaggcatttttattttcctttcagctAAGAACTTGTAAATAGTGGTGTCTCTTGGGTAGGCAGtgctaaatggaaaaaaaaaaatcagtcttccACCATCCAACCAAACTAAACTCCCCTGGGATACTAGCTTGGATTGCCAAGCTTTGTTAGGCGGATGAGCACTAACAGAGGTATAATCACTATCCCAAAGTTGAAAGACAGAGATTCCACTTGTCCAGTTTTCCTTGGGATCACTCAAGGTATTTCTTGGAAAGAACGTTTAATAGAACATAAGGTTTAAAGTGCCAGCTACTTCTGAAAAGTATCCAAAGTAAAATCTAGGCTAAAACAGTGGGATATCCAGCCCACCCAAACTTTAAATTACTTTAATATGTTTATCGATTAATACcctataggtttttgtttttcttttttgagacagggtctggctctgtcacccagctggagtgcagtggagctctCAGCTGACTACAACCTCCCCCTTCCattctcaagcaatcctcccacctcagcttcctgagtagctgggactacagatgtgtgccaccatgcttggctaattttttaagatttgtatagatgaggtctcactatatattgcccaggctggtctcgaactcctaggctcaagtgatcctcctacctcagcctcccaaagtgctgagattacaggcatgagccactgcaccaggtccTTTACAGTTTTTCTAGTGTAAGCTTATCTACACTTTTTCAAATTGTCTTCAGTTGCATTTTCTCATGCCTGTAGACGGCAGACCACTGGGTCATTTTTAGTTCAACTCACTAGTAAATAAACATGCAAACAAGAACAAAATGCTGCCCTGGGGGTTAGAAGCAATCAGAGAGGAATGCCCTGCCTTTCAGCACCAAACAAACCAACAACctctttatgtttgtttgtttgttttgttgagacagggtttcactcctgtcacccaggctggagtacagtggtgtgatctaggatcactgcaacctccatctcccaggctcaagtgattctcctgcctcagcctccaaagtagctgggactgcaggcacatgccgcctcacccagctaatttttgtgttttttttttttttttaaattcatgagctatttattaaaataacacatttaggGAAAAAATCAATACAATGTGTACATCATTACTGAAAACTGTATACCATCAtacaaaaaagattttatttggagaaactgttttctaatttatggCAAGTTTTACTTTCATAAATAAAACCACAGAACAACACAATCTAATTCAATCTTCAAGGCTGGCATGCTGAGCAAGGAACGTTCTTATTCTTTGTAGGAGCTCCTTCTTTACACTGTCAGGTACCAGGGCTCTGCCTTTTGGAGTGATTTCAGCCACCAAGTCATCAACAGTAATGTGTTCTAgtcctttttatttaattaccTGTTTACAGTGTGCCTTCAACTGATCCTTCCAGCCACATTCAATTAATTTAGCCCTCAGCAACTCTTTGAAGCATTCTCTTTCTCCAGTTTCTATCAACTTTTGGTTAATGGCTTCTCTCATCTGCGCATCTTTGTTCATCTTGCTAACCACACTCTTCGGCTGCCCGGACTTAGACCCTCAGTAGCATGGGCACCTAAGCACACAGAAAGCTAGAACATGCATTtcccaatttttgtgtttttagggtttcaccatgttggtcagggtagtctccaactgctgagctcaagtgatccgcctgcctcgacctcccaaagtgctgggattacaggtctgagccactgctcctggtcaACCTCTTTGTGTTTAAATACTGCTATCTTTCCTCCTGTCCTTGTGAAATGTCTCTGTATGTGTTAAAGGGTAGTTCTTCCCTTTGTGCTGTGGATCCCATCTCCTTCGCTCCTGCATTTTGTCTGGTgctgggggatggagtcttgctctgtcacccaggctagagtgcagtgacgcgatctcagctcactgcaacctctgccacccatgGACAATTAATAGCTCATATTTAACACTGCCAAAAACCTCGAGTTTCCCTTGTCCCTCAGGGGGACAACTTCCTGAGTTTTCCCAATCTCATGTCTAACCTAGTGtgtcatgttaaaaaaaatccaggatgCATCCTTGATTCCATCGTTTTCCTCACCACTCCATTACGAAGAATATCCTCTCACCAGCTCTACCTCTGCTGCCCTAGTATTTCATCCCCCACCAGTTCTCACATTCGCACTCTTACAAAACTCTCCTAATTACTGTCCTTGCTTTTACACTTGCCCTATAACCCACTCTCCGCAAAGCAGTgatcttttcaaaatttaaagtaaTCAGCCAGgctaatcccaggactttgggaggccgaggcggatggatcacttgaggtcaggagttcgagaccagcctggccaacatggcgaaaccccatctctactaaaaatacaaaaattcgccaggcatggtggcgcatgctactcagctactcaggaggttgaggcaggagaataacttgaactcgggaggcagaggttgcagtgcacccaggtcatgccacagcactccagcctgggcaacatagcaaaactcagaaggagggaaggaagaggggagggaaggggaggagagaggagaggaggtgaggaaaggaaaggaaaggaaggaataggaaggaaggggaaggaatgaaaagaaagagaagaaaaaagaaggaaagagaagaaaaagagagcaggaaggagggagagagaaagaggaaaggaaaggaaaaaggaaaggaaaagtaaggaaaggaagaaagaaagagggaagggagggaggagatcagccgggcgtgctggctcacgcctgtaatcccacactttgggaggctgaggcgggcggatcacctgaagtcgggagttggagacaagcctgaccaacacggagaaaccccatctatactaaaaacacaaaattagccaggcatggtggcgcatgcctgtaatcccagctactcgggaggctgaggcaggagactcgcttgaacctgggaggcggaggttgcagtgagccagattgcaccattgcactccagcctgggcaacaagaatgaaactctgtccccaaaaaaaaaaaaagagatcaaatAATTACTCTATTTAAATACCCCTCCCCACTGGTTCCCATTGCTCTTAAGAGTAAAATCCATTCTTAAACCAGGCGctgtggcacgagcctgtagtcccagctactcaggagactaaggtgggcggatcacttaagcccagaagttcaaagccagcttgggcaacatagtgagacaccccccccatctcttttttttttttgagtcggagtttcgctcttattgcctaggctggagtgcagtggcgtgatcttggctcacggcaacctccacctcccgggttcaagcaattctcctgcctcaacctcccaagtaactgggattacaagcatgtgccaccatgctcggctaaattttttttgtatttttagttgtatttttagtagagatggggtttcaccatgttggtcaggctggtctcgaactcctgaccccaagtgatccacccacatcagcctcccaaagtgctgggattacaggcatgagccaccacacctggctgagatccctatctcttaaaaagaaataaaaaatcctggaatgcagtgatgcaatctcggcttcctgcacctccacctctcgggttcaagggcttctcagcctcccgagtggctggggtTAAAGGCATGGCCACCACCCACGGCACCTGGGCCAAAAAATCCATTATTCACCCTGGTTTACAAAAGCCCTACATTATCTGGTCTTTGCTGCCCCCTCCAGCCTCATCTTGTACAGTCTCTCTTGGTTCACTAGGCTTCAACCACACTGGCTTTTCTCTTCACCAAATTCATCAAGCTTGTTCCTTTATTAGggttttgcagtttttttttcaaCCGGAAGGTTTTGCCCCAGACTTCACACAGCCATTCAAGTCTTAGCCCAAAATGTATGCTCAGGAAGGGCCTTTCATGACCACCCAATCGAAAGTAGCCTCCAGTCACGCTGTCTCATATCCCCCAAATTTAAGTCTCTGCATagcatttgcctttttaaatctgtttattcTATAATGTAAACTCCATAAAACTTTTGTCTATCTTGTTCCCTATCTAGAATGGCTCCTGACAAACAGTCGGTCCTCAGTAAACATTTATGGAAAGAAGGAATGGATGAATGGCATCAGATACTTAAGTAATCCAAGTACAAACTGGAGCACCAAAGTCATTTGCAAGAGATGAAAAAGAATGGGCTTTCCCAGCTTCTTACCACCTGAAAGCTCAAGTTACACTTTGACTTAGGGCCTAGTTCCAATCAAATAGACAAGAAGGATAGCTGTACTGGAAGGAAAATGAGCTATCTCTGGAAAATGATTAGATATGAAATCTCATTCCAAGATTATCACCAGCCTCTAACTCCCCACAGTAAATCCAGCACTGACAGCAGATTTACCATCTATTTACCTAAGTGCAAAGGAAAGGGGAACTATCATAAGAACTCACGGCCGGGCACAgcgtctcacacctgtaattccagcattttgggaggccgaggcaggcagatcatgaggtcaggagtttgaaaccagcctggccaacatagtgaaaccctgtctctgctaaaaaaaaatacaaaaaattagctgggcgtggtggcgggcacctgtaaccccagctatttgggaggctgaggcaggagaatcgcttgaacctgggaggcagaggttgcagtgagccaagatcgcgccactgcactccagcccagatgacagtgtgagactcttacaaaaaaaaacaaccaccaccaaaaaaaaaacctcacatggCTCACAGATAGGTTTCTTGGTTTTCCCCTCCTCTAAGCATTTTAGCAATAAATCATTCCAATGATGTTTCTATAAggcttaggggaaaaaaaataaattataccaaCTTCTATGATatggcaaaaatatttattaaaatgattttttttaagtttaaacttTATTGGAAGGAGTCCCTCTAATTCACACTTTCATCCTAGATAAATGGGTAAGAACCATATATGGAATATAaagcattgatttttaaaaaccacatagTAGCACAGTGAAAGAAATGCAATTCTCCAGGGTCTTAGAGAATTCAAAGTGGCATCTTAGGTGGTCTAAGAAACCAATTACAGTCTCATGGTTTTCCTTTTGGTTCAAGATTAGAAGAGTCAGGTTACCACTACCTGTTTTTAGAGGTAGAATATGAACTTTCTACTAGTCCACAGTTTACTGGTCAGGTGGCCCCAACAGAGTCTCTTATCTCAGCCCATCTGCCTCTAGGGGTAGCCAGAAGATCTCTATGTCCCAGGCAGCAAGGCTTCCTGCTGATCTCTACTTCAGATCCATGAACCGGATATCCATGATGAGAAGGAAGTTCTTAGGCAGTGGGCGGGGGGCTGGAGACAGAACAGTAAACACCTGATGCTCCAGGTCCACACTGGTCACTACAATGAAGCCAGCTACACTTGTCTCGGACAGGTTCTCCTCTGTACCCTCGGCAGTGCTAACACTCAGTAGGTGGTGCACCATATCTCGCCCAGGAGTGACAGGTACTAGCTTGAGCTGATTATCCTCTTGAGACATGCCCAAAGGTAAACAGGAGTCTGGGATGGTGGGTGCCCCAACTTTGTAGATTTTCACATCTGAAAATTTGACATTGAAGGCATGGGGATAGAAACAGCCTCGGAATCCATAAAAATACTCACGGATACGCTCATCCCTACATTCCCGCCGGAAGTCCTTGGACCGCTCCACCACACCCCCAGATTTAGGGAGCAGCACAGTGCGTACAAAGTGGGGGAGGTCCCGTTTCAGTTCATTGTACAGTCGTTCTTGATCCAGAACCACAACGACATCCACCTCAAAAGCTGAGGCTGCATGCACCAGAGCCTGGTAACCAGAGCCCTTGACCCAGCCACAGGTGTTAATGACACAGCCACTCACAGATGCCCTTCGGTTCACCTCACACCTTTGGTTGAACACATCTGCTAAACGAGATGTAATCTGCAAAAGAGAGGATCGAGGTAAGAACAAAAACAACCAGACAAACCCATGGCTACTTTGTTCCtctttagaataagtgctattagatataagaaaaatgacttttttttgaaatggagtcttactctgttgcccaggctggagtgcagtggcgcaatctcagctcactgcaacctccacctcccaggttcaagtgattctcctgcctcagtctctgaacagctgggattacaggcaccagccaccacgcctggctaatttttgtatttttagtagagacgaggtttcaccatgctggccaggctgctctccaactcctgacctcagatgatcgaactgcctcagcctcccaagttgtgggattacaggcatgggccactgcacccagcctgaaaaaatgacatttttaatggctgtaatTTTGACACCATAACatggatttcatttttatgttgctGCTTCTGCCTCCTGTTTTATGCCCTAAGTGAAAATCTAACAAATTACTAAGAACAGATCCACAGAAATGTTTAACAATCTGAGACTGACTTAATTTGGAATTGCCTTTCTAAAGTAATGCAGCAGAAATACCAGCTGAGAAAATGCAGTGTTAACTAGTAAACTTCCCCAGTTACCTACCCTGATAGCaacccttccctccaccccacttTTCTCTGGCTCTGACCTTATTATAAAGCTTGATGTTAGTGCCAGGAGTGGTGGAACCAAAATGATACACCAGAGGGGCCTGGATAGAGAAACCCTCTTCGACGTCTGCAGGCCGCTCAATGTAGAGGGCCCCCATGGTACCAGGGATGGACACAGAACCCTGGCCCACATCCAGCTCCACGTAAGTGGGACGGCGGCCCAAACGCACTGCATAGTTGAGCAGAAGGCGACACACTGTAGACTTGCCCACATCAGTGGGGCCCACTACCATCACTCGGGGACCTCGCTCTTCTTCCTTTTCCGCTTGCCTCCGCATCTGTTCCAAGGCTGTGTGAGTGTTGAGGTAAAGCAACATAGGAGTGTCCTTGGAGACATAAGCCACCTCAGTGCGGCCACTCAGTTGCACAGAACAGCCATGCCAAGTGAAAACAGCCACCTTGGCACCAGCATCAAAGGTGAATTTCTTGTTTCGGGTCAGCTCTGTGCCAAAGATCTCTGCCATGCCAGTCAACAACTCCAACTGAACTGACTGAGATGCCTCCACCTCAAAGCGAAGTTCTGTTTCTCGCTCTAGTTCAAATTTAGTGGTTGGCTTCTTGTCATCATTAGCCTCTTCTCCCATCTCTTCTGTGTAGCTGCTGTGCCTAGAACACAAATTAAATATCAGACCTAATTATAAGTCAGTCTTCTGTTACAAAAACATCCAatggggccaggcatagtggctcacgcctgtaatcccagcactttgggaagccgaggtggctggatcacttgaggtcgggagttcaagactagcctggccaacatggtgaaaccccatctctactaaacatacaaaaaaaaaaaaaaaaaaattggccgggcatggtggagggtgcctgtaatcccagctctttgggaggccaaggcaggagaatcgcttgaacccaggtggcagaggctgcagtgacccgagattgcgccactgcatgccagcctgggcaacagagcaagactccatctcaaaaaaaaaaaaaaaaaaaatcatccaatgggccaggcacagtggcttaggcctgtaattccagcactttggggcgctgagttgggcagatcccctgagctcaggagtacaagaccagcctgggcaacatggtgaaaccctgtcttacaaaaaatgtaaatattggccaggcctggtggctcacgcctgtaatcccagcactttgggaggccaaggcgggcggatcacctgaggtcaggagttcaagaccagcttggccaacatggtgaaatcctgtatttactaaaaaatacaaaaattagccaggcatactggtgggcgccagtagtcccagctacccaggagactgagtcaggagaatcgcttgaacccaggaggcggaggttgcggggttgcagtgaggcgagatcatgccactgtactcctgcctgggtgacagagcgaggctctgtctcaaaataaaataaaataaaataaacaaataaataaataaataaataataaaaacatacaatgaatGTTTCCCCTTACCTTGCTTTAATTCTCTCCATATTTCTTATCACCATCTGTCTCACTATATATTGTGTCTTCCCcgcctcccccaccccaaaatgTAAGACTTAGGCATTTTTGTTTGATACTGTATACTGCTTAGAATAGAGCTTGACAGACTGTAGGCACCTCAATACATTGAGTAAATTAATGTCTCAGACATCAAAGAAAAGCCATACCTACAGACTGACAGAAGATTTAATTATATCACCCTCCATCACTCTATTGGTAAACTCCAAACTTGAGAAGGTAACAGATGCCCAGACCCCAATCATCTTAGTCAACAGGAAAGGGCGTCTGCAATAAGGATGCAAAGCAGAGGACACCGGGTTTGAACTCAGAAAACAGCCTAATCCTCGGCTCTGTAACTACTAGTAGTGTCTTTAGAcaatcacttaacttctctgaacctttGAAGCTGTCGACTGGAAGCACTTACACTTCCTCAAATACAGTGTTGTTCTTGGGGTTTATAGGAATTGTGGGAGGAAAGAAAAGCACTTCGTAAACTAGAAAATGGCAAGGAAACGACATGAATTATTTCTGATCCTGGACTGCCGCTCTAGGTTCAGCATTTGTCCCAACC is a window encoding:
- the CLP1 gene encoding polyribonucleotide 5'-hydroxyl-kinase Clp1; the encoded protein is MGEEANDDKKPTTKFELERETELRFEVEASQSVQLELLTGMAEIFGTELTRNKKFTFDAGAKVAVFTWHGCSVQLSGRTEVAYVSKDTPMLLYLNTHTALEQMRRQAEKEEERGPRVMVVGPTDVGKSTVCRLLLNYAVRLGRRPTYVELDVGQGSVSIPGTMGALYIERPADVEEGFSIQAPLVYHFGSTTPGTNIKLYNKITSRLADVFNQRCEVNRRASVSGCVINTCGWVKGSGYQALVHAASAFEVDVVVVLDQERLYNELKRDLPHFVRTVLLPKSGGVVERSKDFRRECRDERIREYFYGFRGCFYPHAFNVKFSDVKIYKVGAPTIPDSCLPLGMSQEDNQLKLVPVTPGRDMVHHLLSVSTAEGTEENLSETSVAGFIVVTSVDLEHQVFTVLSPAPRPLPKNFLLIMDIRFMDLK